Proteins co-encoded in one Ananas comosus cultivar F153 linkage group 15, ASM154086v1, whole genome shotgun sequence genomic window:
- the LOC109721077 gene encoding uncharacterized protein LOC109721077, which produces MDHHTFIRQLRWMQSRINHRRNLLTALLGAEFLDSPLSHEAESIVNRLELTELFTLTTRVSGNRRLPPNFHHRYDELIQNLDRNLIAATRQMLLQRGSMNEAAVSYGDLHSGLTCRICNQVFEEGEVAGALACSHRFHQLCMAERYIVSPRCPTCDRQI; this is translated from the exons ATGGATCATCACACCTTCATCAGGCAACTCAGGTGGATGCAAAGCCGGATCAACCACCGTCGCAATCTTCTGACGGCCTTGCTCGGCGCAGAATTCCTCGACAGCCCGCTATCGCATGAAGCCGAATCCATCGTCAACCGACTGGAGCTCACCGAGCTCTTCACCCTCACCACCCGCGTCAGCGGCAACCGCAGGTTGCCCCCCAACTTCCACCATCG CTATGATGAACTCATCCAGAACCTGGACCGCAATCTGATCGCCGCGACCCGCCAGATGCTGCTGCAGAGGGGGTCGATGAACGAAGCGGCAGTCAGCTACGGCGACCTCCACTCCGGCCTGACTTGCAGGATCTGCAACCAAGTGTTTGAGGAAGGGGAGGTTGCAGGTGCTCTGGCCTGCTCTCACAGGTTCCATCAGCTCTGCATGGCTGAGAGGTACATTGTGAGCCCCAGGTGCCCGACCTGCGACCGCCAGATCTAA